One Amaranthus tricolor cultivar Red isolate AtriRed21 chromosome 1, ASM2621246v1, whole genome shotgun sequence DNA window includes the following coding sequences:
- the LOC130805366 gene encoding L-ascorbate oxidase-like, with amino-acid sequence MGKFKLGAFWCSLVKLIRPRNALLMVTLWCTIMSIMVFVSTAAKTRHFEWEVEYMFWAPDCEERVVLGINGQFPGPTIRAYVGDTIQVDLTNKLGTEGVVIHWHGIRQLGTPWADGTASISQCPINPGETFTYRFKVDKVGTYFYHGHYGMQRSSGLYGSLIVEKSEGENEPFHYDGEFNLLLSDWWHQSAHDQELGLSSNPFRWIGEPQTLLINGRGQYNCSLKPNFGNSSSTKCNFKGHEQCAPELLSVLPNKTYRIRLASTTALASLNFAIGNHKMIVVEADGNYVQPFTVDNLDIYSGESYSVLINTNQDPNQNYWISIGVRGRQPRTPPALTLLHYKTTSASNFPTKPPPITPTWNNYTHSKSFSNKIFALMGSPTPPKNYNRRIILLNTQNRINGYIKWAINNVSFVFPPTPYLGSIRFGLKRTFNQSNPPENYPSSYDVMKQAPNQNATFGNGVYKIKYKSIIDIVLQNANALAVNVSEIHPWHLHGHDFWVLGYGEGKFSEKDEGKLNVKNPPLRNTVVIFPFGWTVIRFVADNPGAWAFHCHIEPHLHMGMGVVFASSVERVKGIPSNALSCGLTAKMFLKKKTLP; translated from the exons ATGGGCAAGTTCAAGTTGGGTGCATTTTGGTGTTCCCTGGTTAAGTTAATAAGGCCAAGGAATGCATTACTAATGGTGACATTATGGTGCACTATCATGTCTATAATGGTGTTTGTATCAACAGCTGCCAAGACCAGACATTTCGAATGGGAGGTGGAGTACATGTTTTGGGCCCCCGATTGTGAGGAGCGGGTTGTATTGGGTATTAATGGTCAGTTTCCAGGCCCAACCATTCGGGCTTATGTGGGTGATACCATTCAAGTTGATCTTACTAACAAGCTTGGTACTGAAGGTGTTGTTATTCATTGGCATGGAATTAGACAG TTAGGGACACCATGGGCAGATGGTACTGCTTCAATCTCTCAATGTCCCATTAATCCTGGAGAGACTTTTACTTACAGATTCAAAGTTGACAAG GTTGGAACATATTTTTACCATGGACATTATGGGATGCAAAGATCATCAGGACTATATGGTTCACTAATAGTAGAAAAAAGTGAGGGAGAAAATGAGCCTTTCCATTATGATGGAGAATTCAATTTGTTATTGAGTGATTGGTGGCATCAAAGTGCGCATGACCAAGAACTTGGTCTCTCTTCCAATCCTTTTCGATGGATTGGTGAACCTCAG ACACTACTGATCAATGGAAGAGGACAATACAATTGTTCTTTGAAGCCAAATTTTGGCAACTCATCATCGACTAAATGCAATTTCAAAGGGCATGAGCAATGTGCTCCTGAGCTGCTTTCTGTGTTACCAAACAAGACTTATAGAATCAGACTCGCAAGTACTACCGCTCTTGCTTCACTCAACTTTGCCATTGGA AATCACAAAATGATAGTAGTAGAAGCCGATGGAAACTATGTACAACCATTCACAGTAGACAATTTAGACATTTACTCAGGAGAAAGCTACTCGGTATTAATAAACACAAACCAAGACCCTAATCAAAATTATTGGATTTCAATTGGTGTTAGAGGAAGACAACCAAGAACTCCCCCAGCTCTCACTTTACTTCATTACAAAACAACTTCTGCTTCAAACTTCCCTACAAAACCACCCCCAATCACTCCCACATGGAATAACTACACTCACAGTAAATCCTTCTCAAACAAAATATTTGCCCTAATGGGATCCCCAACACCCCCAAAAAATTACAACCGTCGGATCATCCTCCTCAACACACAAAACAGAATCAACGGTTACATCAAATGGGCTATAAACAATGTCTCATTCGTATTTCCTCCCACTCCTTACTTAGGTTCGATTCGATTCGGGCTTAAACGGACCTTCAACCAAAGCAACCCGCCCGAGAATTACCCATCATCATACGATGTAATGAAACAAGCCCCAAACCAGAATGCCACGTTTGGAAACGGTGTTTATAAGATAAAGTACAAAAGTATTATTGACATTGTATTACAAAATGCAAATGCATTAGCAGTAAATGTAAGTGAAATTCATCCATGGCATTTACATGGGCATGATTTTTGGGTGTTGGGTTATGGAGAAGGGAAGTTTAGTGAAAAAGATGAGGGAAAACTAAATGTGAAGAATCCTCCATTAAGGAATACAGTAGTGATATTTCCATTTGGATGGACTGTAATAAGGTTTGTGGCTGATAATCCTGGTGCTTGGGCGTTTCATTGTCATATAGAACCACATTTGCATATGGGTATGGGAGTGGTGTTTGCTTCATCGGTTGAGAGAGTAAAGGGTATTCCTAGTAATGCTCTTTCTTGTGGGCTTACTGCTAAAatgtttttgaagaagaagactcTGCCTTGA
- the LOC130805385 gene encoding uncharacterized protein LOC130805385 — MKKLKIWKKGLTLQQEHSESEVSSDDDYNCGDEDEYEHDSDLFAENVVYGLDDVFIGDDEIRLLVDKEVDEENNRDIYVNDDELELEDVDLGALNVDEEGIASYPTFNPEVDFKGKIVLSLGLKFPSTYVFRKALRYHAIECGYNYCYLHNGRSRITVYCYNRCDCVKSKGRIVNCVCGNDKKCFFKVHAVKLKDEETLQIRSYFPEHTCAHQHQNNKVTALYLAEKYIQDWRENPNWELKAFKKRVNRELGCEVKYSKCYMAKRIAKKMLVGDASEEYSRVWDYAEAIRRYNPGSTAIVKCIGIETPPPLFQRMYICLPACKEGFVAGCRPIICVDGAHLKGQFPGILLTAVGKDGNNNIFPVAWAVVETENVETWTWFLNLLVEDLKSVSSSSSGVQAGCEDFTFMSDRQKGLIEALNAVIPEAEIRFCCRHIWANFKIKFPGELYKHHFWKAARAYNKFDFDREMNQIKNISVQAYEYLAAIPAKHWSRHAFPIRSKSGMLLNNCCESFNNVLVEARGKPIISLMEWIRRYVMQRSAAKREGLGNFRGVLMPTISKMIEKNSKEIYGLRVIPVDVSEFEVDDDEKSYVVNLTNKTCLCGSWNLLGIPCKHAMACICIRKLDATEFVHQAYLVEMYAKTYAPKFYGMPGREMWPTTTLAKPLPPPFRKMPGRPKMKKRKKENDEGKGGNNPVNVVRELKQRRCGNCGNLGHNKRKCKNPAKSNPTGGKSKGGRPKMGNPCTSSQQTQTGTATCTSCIVDQQSQI, encoded by the exons atgaagaaattgaaaatctggaaaaaaggTTTAACCCTACAACAAGAACATTCTGAATCTGAGGTTAGCAGTGATGATGACTACAATTGCGGTGATGAGGATGAATATGAGCATGATTCAgatttgtttgcagaaaatgtagtttatggtcttgatgatgtgtttataggtgatgatgaaattagattgttagtagataaggaggttgatgaggaaaacaatagagacatatacgttaatgatgatgaattggagCTTGAAGATGTTGATTTGGGTGCATTGAATGTTGATGAGGAAGGTATAGCAagctatcctacattcaatcCTGAGGTTGATTTTAAGGGTAAGATCGTTTTGTCTTTAGGCCTTAAGTTCCCTTCTACATATGTCTTTAGAAAAGCGTtaaggtaccatgctattgaatgtggttacaattattgttACCTGCATAATGGTAGATCTAGGATAACTGTTTATTGCTACAATAGATGCGATTGCGTTAAATCGAAAGGTAGAATTGTgaactgtgtttgtgggaaCGATAAGAAGTGTTTTTTTAAGGTTCATGctgtgaagttgaaagatgaggagacacttcaaataaggagttattttccCGAGCACACTTGTGCtcaccaacaccaaaataacaaagtcactgctttgtatttagctgagaaatacataCAGGATTGGAGGGAAAATCCAAATTGGGAATTAAAAGCATTTAAGAAACGGGTAAACAGGgagttaggttgtgaagtgaaatattctaaatgctacatggctaaaagaattgcaaAGAAAATGTTAGTCggtgatgctagtgaagagtatagcAGGGTGTGGGATTATGCGGAAGCAATAAGGAGGTATAACCCTGGAAGCACTGCAATCGTCAAATGCATCGGAATAGAGACACCTCCACCCTTGTTtcaaaggatgtatatatgtttgCCAGCATGTAAGGAGGGTTTTGTTGCTGGCTGTAGGCCTATTATATGTGTTGATGGGGCGCATTTGAAGGGACAATTTCCTGGGATTTTGCTTACCGCTGTAGGTAAAGATGGGAACAATAACATCTTCCCTGTTGCATGGGCTGTCGTCGAAACAGAAAACGTAGAAACTTGGACTTGGTTTCTAAATCTCCTTGTAGAAGACCTAAAGTCGGTTAGTTCATCAAGTAGTGGGGTGCAAGCAGGATGTGAAGATTTTACCTTCatgagcgataggcaaaag GGTTTGATTGAAGCTTTAAACGCAGTGATTCCTGAAGCCGAAATTAGGTTCTGCTGTAGGCATATATGGGCTAACTTTAAGATTAAGTTCCCTGGAGAGTTGTACAAGCATCACTTTTGGAAAGCAGCAAGAGCTTACAACAAG TTTGattttgatagagaaatgaatcaaataaagaatatttctgttcaagcatatgaatatctaGCTGCTATTCCTGCTAAACACTGGTCTAGGCATGCTTTTCCTATTAGGAGTAAGTCTGGGATGTTGTTAAATAATTGTTGTGAGTCATTTAATAATGTGTTAGTAGAAGCTAGGGGAAAGCCCATCATTTCTCttatggagtggattaggagATATGTGATGCAACGGAGTGCAGCCAAAAGAGAAGGATTGGGTAACTTTAGAGGTGTGTTAATGCCAACAATCtccaaaatgattgaaaaaaattcaaaggaaaTATATGGTTTGAGAGTAATCCCAGTGGATGTGTCTGAGTTTGAGGTGGACGATGATGAAAAAAGTTACGTTGTGAATTTGACCAATAAGACATGCCTCTGTGGAAGTTGGAATCTTCTTGGGATCCCTTGCAAACATGCCATGGCTTGTATTTGTATTAGAAAATTGGATGCTACTGAATTTGTCCATCAAGCGTATCTTGTAGAAATGTATGCAAAGACGTATGCTCCGAAGTTTTATGGTATGCCAGGACGCGAAATGTGGCCGACAACCACTTTAGCAAAacctcttcctccaccatttcgaaagatgcctggaaggcctaaaatgaagaaaagaaaaaaggaaaacgaTGAAGGTAAAGGAGGTAACAATCCTGTAAATGTTGTTCGAGAATTAAAGCAACGAAGATGTGGTAATTGCGGTAACTTAGgccacaacaaaagaaaatgcaagaatccagcaaaatcaaatccaacTGGGGGAAAGTCAAagggtggaaggcctaaaatgggaAATCCTTGCACCAGCAGTCAACAAACGCAAACCGGAACAGCAACATGCACTTCATGTATAGTGGATcaacaaagtcaaatatag